The proteins below come from a single Marinobacter bohaiensis genomic window:
- the gap gene encoding type I glyceraldehyde-3-phosphate dehydrogenase: MAYRLAINGYGRIGQCVLRALYENGYRDTLQVVAINELSDLETIAHLTRYDSTHGRFRGEVTTTATGMQVNGDDIQVLRASQPQDLPWASLDVDLVLECTGAFSDRSTAEQHLNAGAPRLLFSQPAEPDVDRTVVYGINESELTADDRVVSNASCTTNCVVPVIRELDRALGVEQGAITTIHAAMNDQPVIDAYHHHDLRRTRSALHNIVPVDTGLARGIERLLPAMKGRFSAVAMRVPTLNVSAIDMTVNVSKNTDVATVNRLIRDSADGPLKGIVGYTDEPLASADFNHDPRSVIVDGGQTRVSGGRMVKVLCWFDNEWGFANRMLDVSQSWLSRFVDSH, encoded by the coding sequence ATGGCATACCGTCTGGCAATCAATGGCTATGGCCGCATTGGTCAGTGCGTGCTGCGCGCGCTGTATGAAAACGGCTACCGCGACACGTTGCAGGTTGTGGCCATCAACGAGCTGTCCGATCTGGAAACCATCGCCCACCTGACCCGCTATGATTCCACCCACGGTCGTTTCCGGGGGGAAGTCACCACCACGGCCACTGGCATGCAGGTCAACGGCGATGACATCCAGGTGCTGCGTGCCAGCCAGCCGCAGGACCTGCCCTGGGCATCGCTGGACGTGGACCTGGTGCTGGAATGCACCGGTGCTTTCAGCGATCGTTCGACGGCGGAACAGCACCTGAACGCCGGCGCGCCGCGGCTGCTGTTCTCGCAGCCGGCGGAACCGGACGTGGACCGGACCGTGGTTTACGGCATCAACGAATCCGAGCTGACCGCGGACGACCGGGTCGTGTCCAACGCATCCTGCACCACCAACTGCGTGGTGCCGGTGATCCGTGAGCTGGACCGCGCCCTGGGCGTGGAGCAGGGCGCGATCACCACCATTCATGCGGCGATGAACGACCAGCCGGTCATCGACGCCTACCATCACCATGACCTGCGTCGCACCCGCAGCGCCCTGCACAATATCGTGCCGGTGGACACCGGGCTGGCGCGTGGAATTGAACGCCTGCTGCCGGCCATGAAAGGCCGCTTCAGCGCCGTGGCCATGCGCGTGCCGACGCTCAATGTGTCGGCCATCGACATGACCGTGAACGTCTCGAAAAACACCGACGTGGCGACCGTCAACCGCCTGATCCGCGACAGTGCGGACGGGCCCCTCAAAGGCATCGTCGGCTACACCGACGAGCCCCTGGCCAGCGCCGATTTCAACCACGACCCGCGCTCGGTGATCGTGGACGGCGGCCAGACCCGGGTCAGCGGCGGTCGCATGGTGAAAGTGCTGTGCTGGTTTGATAACGAATGGGGCTTTGCCAACCGGATGCTCGACGTCAGCCAGAGCTGGCTGTCCCGGTTTGTCGATTCTCACTGA